The following coding sequences lie in one Oncorhynchus kisutch isolate 150728-3 linkage group LG3, Okis_V2, whole genome shotgun sequence genomic window:
- the nim1ka gene encoding serine/threonine-protein kinase NIM1 yields MTAVCPSGVGPAGATVGSSRGSGAGSTGGQDRRYARWSRQDSSDIATDDEGVPARQLTPLERLNLDMCQDDRVVRELTVGRRIGFYKVRGEIGCGNFSHVKLGIHALTNDKVAIKILDKTKLDQKTQRLLSREISSMERLHHPNIIRLYEVVETLSRLHLVMEYAGGGELYTKISMEGKLSDIDSKIVFSQILSAVKHMHDNSIIHRDLKAENVFYTCSTCVKVGDFGFSTLSRRDETLNTFCGSPPYAAPELFRDEHYLGVFVDIWALGVMLFFMVTGTMPFRADTVAKLKRCILEGAYVLPSWVQEPCQRLIRGILQPQPSDRCSVEQMMGCEWLLPIDFPRAMEPFKLDPSYLAESTPSELEEDEAEVREALEILGITPEHILNNQGKDCRSSVTGVYRILLHRAHKRRAVESMPVVTHVVGSSVSKKDRLKAYHSLRHTSKLCVIL; encoded by the exons ATGACGGCCGTGTGCCCCTCTGGGGTAGGCCCTGCTGGGGCTACGGTGGGGAGCTCCAGGGGCTCTGGGGCTGGGAGTACAGGCGGTCAGGACAGGAGATATGCCCGCTGGAGCCGTCAGGACAGCTCAGACATCGCTACAGATGATGAGGGGGTTCCTGCCCGCCAACTCACACCCCTGGAGAGGCTCAACCTCGACATGTGCCAGGACGACAG GGTGGTCCGTGAGCTCACAGTGGGCCGACGTATCGGCTTCTACAAGGTCCGCGGGGAGATCGGCTGTGGAAACTTCTCCCATGTCAAACTGGGGATCCACGCCCTCACCAACG ACAAGGTGGCCATTAAGATCCTGGATAAGACCAAGCTGGACCAGAAGACCCAGAGGCTACTGTCCAGAGAGATCTCCAGCATGGAGAGACTACACCACCCCAACATCATACGTCTCTACGAg GTGGTGGAGACATTGTCACGGTTACACCTGGTGATGGAGTATGCTGGTGGAGGAGAGCTCTACACCAAGATTAGCATGGAGGGGAAACTGTCGGACATCGACAGCAAGATCGTCTTCTCTCAGATCCTCTCGGCTGTCAAACACATG CATGACAACAGCATCATCCACCGTGACCTGAAGGCAGAGAACGTGTTCTACACCTGCAGCACCTGCGTCAAGGTGGGAGACTTCGGCTTCAGCACGCTGAGCCGCCGCGATGAGACCCTCAACACGTTCTGCGGCTCCCCGCCCTACGCCGCGCCTGAACTCTTCAGGGACGAACACTACCTAGGCGTCTTCGTAGACATCTGGGCCCTGGGCGTCATGCTGTTCTTCATGGTGACAGGAACCATGCCCTTCAGGGCGGACACGGTGGCCAAACTGAAGCGCTGCATTCTAGAGGGGGCCTATGTGCTGCCCTCCTGGGTACAGGAGCCCTGCCAGAGGCTGATCAGAGGCAtcctccagccccagccctcaGACCGCTGCAGTGTGGAGCAGATGATGGGCTGTGAGTGGCTGCTGCCTATAGACTTCCCTCGGGCCATGGAGCCCTTTAAACTGGACCCGTCCTATCTGGCCGAGAGCACGCCTTCAGAGTTGGAGGAGGATGAGGCGGAGGTGAGGGAGGCGCTGGAGATACTAGGGATCACCCCGGAGCATATCTTAAATAATCAGGGGAAGGACTGTAGGAGTTCTGTTACGGGCGTTTATAGGATTCTGTTGCACCGTGCGCACAAGAGGCGGGCGGTGGAGAGCATGCCTGTGGTTACACATGTGGTCGGGTCCAGCGTGAGTAAAAAGGACCGGCTAAAGGCGTACCACAGCTTACGGCACACCTCCAAGCTCTGTGTGATTCTGTGA